A portion of the Aricia agestis chromosome 1, ilAriAges1.1, whole genome shotgun sequence genome contains these proteins:
- the LOC121732302 gene encoding ras-related protein Rab-5B has protein sequence MSTNRSGAAARGNGAPQTKVCQFKLVLLGESAVGKSSLVLRFVKGQFHEYQESTIGAAFLTQTLCLDDTTVKFEIWDTAGQERYHSLAPMYYRGAQAAIVVYDITNQDTFGRAKNWVKELQRQASPSIVIALAGNKSDLAAKRMVEFDEAQAYADENGLLFMETSAKTAMNVNDIFLAIANKLPKSESGGGGGGAGGARRLVDDAPRASSCCK, from the exons ATGTCGACAAACAGGAGCGGAGCGGCGGCGCGGGGCAACGGCGCGCCGCAGACCAAGGTGTGCCAGTTCAAGCTGGTGCTGCTAGGGGAGTCGGCGGTGGGCAAATCGTCGCTGGTGCTGCGCTTCGTGAAGGGCCAGTTCCACGAGTACCAGGAGAGCACCATCGGCGCCGCCTTCCTCACGCAGACGCTCTGCCTCGACGACACCACCGTTAAGTTCGAGATATGGGACACAGCGGGGCAGGAAAG GTATCACAGTTTAGCGCCAATGTACTACCGGGGCGCGCAGGCGGCCATCGTAGTCTACGACATTACTAATCAG GACACATTTGGTCGTGCGAAGAACTGGGTGAAGGAGCTGCAGCGGCAGGCGTCGCCGTCGATCGTGATAGCGCTGGCGGGCAACAAGAGCGACCTGGCCGCCAAGCGCATGGTCGAGTTCGACGAGGCGCAGGCCTACGCCGACGAGAACGGCCTGCTGTTCATGGAGACCAGCGCCAAGACCGCCATGAACGTCAACGATATATTCCTAGCTATCG CGAACAAGTTACCAAAGAGCgagagcggcggcggcggcggcggcgcgggcggcgcgcgccGGCTCGTGGACGACGCGCCGCGCGCCTCTTCCTGCTGCAAGTGA
- the LOC121732289 gene encoding reticulocalbin-2 isoform X1, which yields MIVLGMFMKHLGLLLLLAPNILCASAAVHSHSVDGGEREADGAYRPRDHEHYGDEGHNVEFDHEAILGSVKEAEEYDKLSPEEARQRLALLLPKMDLNGDQYIDRKELRKWILNSFINLSKEEAEERMSETDSNKDGVVTWGEYLQDAFGVDTEEEIGPEDTGDTGMVFIYNKLVQEEKAMWRAADANGDGNLDFAEFETFTNPEEHEVMHPHLVRQTLREKDANRDGHLDFEEYVGERGGQQDREWTLSERDKFDHELDLNRDGRLDERELKRWLIPDNDEIADEEVDHLFASADDDHDDLLSYDEILRHHRVFVGSDADDHRRFDDEL from the exons ATGATCGTATTAGGCATGTTTATGAAACACTTGGGCCTGTTGCTGCTGCTGGCCCCGAACATTTTGTGCGCGTCTGCAGCCGTCCACAGCCACAGCGTGGATGGCGGCGAGCGCGAGGCGGACGGCGCGTACCGGCCGCGGGACCACGAGCACTACGGCGACGAGGGCCACAACGTCGAGTTCGATCACGAAGCAATATTAG GCAGCGTGAAGGAGGCCGAGGAGTATGACAAGCTGAGCCCGGAGGAGGCGCGGCAGAGGCTCGCCCTGCTGCTGCCCAAGATGGACCTCAATGGAGATCAGTATATCGACAGGAAGGAACTCAGGAAGTGGATCCTGAACTCATTTAT AAACCTATCCAAGGAGGAAGCAGAGGAGCGCATGTCAGAGACGGACTCCAACAAGGATGGTGTGGTGACGTGGGGGGAGTACCTCCAGGATGCGTTTGGCGTGGACACCGAGGAGGAGATCGGGCCGGAGGACACCGGTGACACTGGCATGGTATTCATATACAACAAG CTGGTGCAGGAGGAGAAGGCAATGTGGCGCGCGGCGGACGCCAACGGCGACGGCAACCTCGACTTCGCCGAGTTCGAG ACGTTCACGAACCCGGAGGAGCACGAGGTGATGCACCCGCACCTGGTGCGGCAGACGCTGCGGGAGAAGGACGCCAACCGCGACGGACACCTCGACTTCGAAGAGTACGTCGGCGAGCGAG GCGGGCAGCAGGACCGCGAGTGGACGCTGTCGGAGCGCGACAAGTTCGACCACGAGCTGGACCTCAACCGCGACGGCCGCCTCGACGAGCGCGAGCTCAAGCGCTGGCTCATACCCGACAACGA TGAGATCGCCGACGAGGAGGTGGATCACCTGTTCGCGTCGGCCGACGACGACCACGACGACCTGCTGTCGTACGACGAGATTCTGCGCCACCACCGCGTCTTCGTCGGCTCCGACGCCGACGACCACCGCCGCTTCGACGACGAACTCTAA
- the LOC121732289 gene encoding reticulocalbin-2 isoform X2, giving the protein MIVLGMFMKHLGLLLLLAPNILCASAAVHSHSVDGGEREADGAYRPRDHEHYGDEGHNVEFDHEAILGSVKEAEEYDKLSPEEARQRLALLLPKMDLNGDQYIDRKELRKWILNSFINLSKEEAEERMSETDSNKDGVVTWGEYLQDAFGVDTEEEIGPEDTGDTGMLVQEEKAMWRAADANGDGNLDFAEFETFTNPEEHEVMHPHLVRQTLREKDANRDGHLDFEEYVGERGGQQDREWTLSERDKFDHELDLNRDGRLDERELKRWLIPDNDEIADEEVDHLFASADDDHDDLLSYDEILRHHRVFVGSDADDHRRFDDEL; this is encoded by the exons ATGATCGTATTAGGCATGTTTATGAAACACTTGGGCCTGTTGCTGCTGCTGGCCCCGAACATTTTGTGCGCGTCTGCAGCCGTCCACAGCCACAGCGTGGATGGCGGCGAGCGCGAGGCGGACGGCGCGTACCGGCCGCGGGACCACGAGCACTACGGCGACGAGGGCCACAACGTCGAGTTCGATCACGAAGCAATATTAG GCAGCGTGAAGGAGGCCGAGGAGTATGACAAGCTGAGCCCGGAGGAGGCGCGGCAGAGGCTCGCCCTGCTGCTGCCCAAGATGGACCTCAATGGAGATCAGTATATCGACAGGAAGGAACTCAGGAAGTGGATCCTGAACTCATTTAT AAACCTATCCAAGGAGGAAGCAGAGGAGCGCATGTCAGAGACGGACTCCAACAAGGATGGTGTGGTGACGTGGGGGGAGTACCTCCAGGATGCGTTTGGCGTGGACACCGAGGAGGAGATCGGGCCGGAGGACACCGGTGACACTGGCATG CTGGTGCAGGAGGAGAAGGCAATGTGGCGCGCGGCGGACGCCAACGGCGACGGCAACCTCGACTTCGCCGAGTTCGAG ACGTTCACGAACCCGGAGGAGCACGAGGTGATGCACCCGCACCTGGTGCGGCAGACGCTGCGGGAGAAGGACGCCAACCGCGACGGACACCTCGACTTCGAAGAGTACGTCGGCGAGCGAG GCGGGCAGCAGGACCGCGAGTGGACGCTGTCGGAGCGCGACAAGTTCGACCACGAGCTGGACCTCAACCGCGACGGCCGCCTCGACGAGCGCGAGCTCAAGCGCTGGCTCATACCCGACAACGA TGAGATCGCCGACGAGGAGGTGGATCACCTGTTCGCGTCGGCCGACGACGACCACGACGACCTGCTGTCGTACGACGAGATTCTGCGCCACCACCGCGTCTTCGTCGGCTCCGACGCCGACGACCACCGCCGCTTCGACGACGAACTCTAA
- the LOC121732279 gene encoding protein ANTAGONIST OF LIKE HETEROCHROMATIN PROTEIN 1-like codes for MMLLETLFKSILAVHTPVCVKMLPEEVVLLCSLYLMYRISNKKKRKRWWIRNYLLQRENLMSDLRMTDGSFINFTRMSKRDFEHLLEIIGPSIVKRETNIRQPVSPQTRLAITLRYLATGDSYSSLSYTFRVSKQLISKIIPHVCQELINSLSGYVKVPSSEQEWKQISREFEIRWNFPHCIGAIDGKHVLIVAPNNSGSEYYNYKNQFSIVLLAIADGNYNFIYANCGAKGRSSDSGIFQKTPFYNALLENSLKLPRPEPITQGGPKMPFIIVGDSAFALTENIMKPYPGIHEHGNKKRIFNYRLSRARRIIENVFGILCVVFRVFTKPIPLKPANCELVVIACVYLHNFLRRNSVSRSIYTPPQTFDFEDSEGNLLEGSWRRELGSLPMTDLQRWGRPASQSAFCIREQFADYFISPEGSVPWQNNIA; via the exons ATGATGCTGCTGGAAACATTGTTTAAATCAATATTGGCTGTCCACACGCCAGTCTGCGTTAAAATGTTGCCCGAGGAAGTAGTGTTGTTGTGTTCTTTGTATCTGATGTATAgaatttctaataaaaaaaagagaaaaagatGGTGGATTCGAAACTATCTTCTGCAAAGAGAAAATTTGATGAGTGACCTCAGAATGACAGATGGATCATTTATTAACTTTACGAGAATGTCGAAAAGAGATTTCGAACATCTTCTGGAAATCATTGGTCCGTCAATAGTCAAAAGGGAAACAAATATTCGTCAGCCAGTTTCACCTCAAACGAGGCTGGCTATTACATTACGATATCTTGCAACTGGAGATTCATACAGTTCTCTTTCATATACATTCAGAGTATCAAAACAATTGATCAGTAAAATAATACCACATGTATGTCAAGAACTAATTAACTCACTATCAGGATATGTCAAG gttCCAAGTTCGGAGCAGGAATGGAAACAAATAAGTCGCGAATTCGAAATACGATGGAATTTTCCACATTGCATTGGAGCCATTGATGGGAAACACGTTTTGATTGTGGCGCCAAATAATTCTGGAAGTGAATACTACAATTacaaaaatcagttcagcataGTACTTCTGGCAATTGCAGATGGCAATTATAACTTTATATACGCAAATTGTGGAGCTAAAGGTCGATCATCCGACAGTGGAATATTTCAGAAAACACCGTTTTATAATGCATTGTTAGAAAACTCACTTAAACTGCCACGTCCTGAACCAATAACCCAAGGCGGACCAAAAATGCCATTTATCATTGTAGGTGACAGTGCTTTCGCGCTAACGGAGAACATCATGAAACCATATCCTGGCATTCATGAACATGGGAACAAAAAACGTATATTTAATTACAGACTATCAAGAGCTAGGAGGATtatagaaaatgtttttggCATTTTATGTGTGGTGTTCCGTGTATTCACTAAACCTATTCCGTTAAAACCAGCCAATTGTGAACTCGTGGTAATAGCTTGTGTATATTTACATAACTTCTTAAGACGTAACTCAGTTTCCAGATCAATATATACACCTCCACAAACTTTTGATTTTGAAGACTCTGAAGGTAACCTATTAGAAGGTTCATGGCGAAGGGAACTAGGTTCGCTTCCTATGACCGATTTGCAAAGATGGGGCAGACCTGCATCACAATCAGCTTTTTGTATTAGAGAACAGTTTGCCGATTACTTTATAAGTCCAGAGGGAAGTGTTCCATGGCAAAATAATATAGcgtaa
- the LOC121733294 gene encoding uncharacterized protein LOC121733294, whose protein sequence is MPMTRSRAASLTRREEEQNASRPSTPAASFENLQNGDDASLHRVETTFTQENMTSIIASLQRSQTEAFRELLQSVRANSTFSVPPAEATLARCTASFSGRSKESVEAFIDAIEAYCECAQVSDANIIRGLAYLLKEDAATWWQGIKDTLSTWRQAKENLISAYGDRRPPHRIYLEIFGSPQQSENTDIFVARIRALLARLPRGDLSLSAQMDITYALTSSRIRERLRREEIGSFTDFLRLARAVEDAFDEGRRPSSGLKPALHVAPASSSPDAVYPVPREPAVAGPAPVRAATRQQPPSSAPARHPPTAPASTAPTRELPAPTKKSRPMCVYCKRYGHTRDQCRKLMTPGEPQYSNNSNLVRNSEKISEQNNSFYSIDSHNCVSQSDHNLSPNVKCLCTRNSKNNSDYTYNYNSGKNKCYNSKNVCFSKSSLTLQDTTNVSDNNSKNFKFCMECKSSLTLQDTTNVSDYNSKNFKSCMECNNILCKNNECFMISCTPQNTLNINECNNDLCKNNNYCSCNKNHSLGADSLNNMQLKCTQEIFSNNFLYHNSSSPPSSICNIHGQKDNNSKIVNNVKSVFSSCKCECAREYDSDNPRNGRELRPTFKIKILGFHGTALIDTAAKHCIAGHSLYTLLQSQGYPLHPSTREVKLADGVIRIMEVLTTTLDVALESKVITMPFLIFPDSINNETLLGIDFITAAGVVIDFSRDIWFFGADGGNVKYNLCFEPTSRTVSCASTAVVLREDEGAHLTPAERQALADVINKHAQVFAAGGGPTPYAVHRIDTGEHQPIAVPPYRLNPSKKELMRKEIDKMLKEDVIEECESAWCSPALMVPKPNGSIRFCIDYRRYVDDLLVISEGYQRHLSDLEAVFKRLAEFNLHVNRDKCHFARESVKYLGHVITQDGISTDPDKYTPGKANVVADTLSRPICSSESREDCGICSVICDLPTKTPSQLRSDQIADCELEKNFIPLYHPESNPAERKNRDLKAMLAHLVEENHSSWPKKLPVIRFALNSAKCRTTGKSPAYLSFGREMRSPSERSGNAWKSSKIRPNSTLMRHVAQQWI, encoded by the exons ATGCCGATGACAAGAAGCAGAGCGGCGAGCCTTACACGTAGGGAGGAGGAGCAAAATGCCTCTCGACCGAGCACGCCAGCCGCGTCGTTTGAAAATCTTCAAAATGGCGACGACGCGTCCCTGCACCGAGTCGAAACAACATTCACCCAAGAAAATATGACATCGATAATCGCGTCGTTGCAGCGATCCCAGACCGAAGCCTTTCGGGAATTACTGCAATCTGTTAGGGCCAATTCGACATTTTCCGTCCCGCCAGCCGAAGCTACACTTGCGCGTTGCACGGCGTCCTTCTCCGGCCGAAGCAAAGAGTCGGTAGAAGCCTTTATCGACGCCATAGAAGCATATTGCGAATGTGCGCAAGTGTCGGACGCTAACATTATAAGAGGCCTGGCATACCTCCTTAAAGAAGACGCCGCCACGTGGTGGCAAGGGATAAAAGACACCTTATCAACATGGCGGCAGGCTAAAGAAAACCTAATTAGTGCATACGGAGACCGTCGCCCTCCACACCGAATATATCTCGAAATATTCGGCAGTCCTCAGCAAAGCGAAAATACAGATATTTTCGTCGCGCGAATACGCGCCCTTCTTGCGAGGTTACCAAGGGGCGATCTATCTCTTTCCGCTCAAATGGACATCACCTACGCGCTTACGAGTAGCCGCATCCGAGAAAGGCTCAGAAGAGAAGAAATCGGCAGCTTCACGGATTTTCTACGCCTCGCACGAGCGGTCGAGGACGCCTTCGACGAGGGACGGAGGCCCAGCTCGGGCCTGAAACCAGCACTGCATGTGGCTCCCGCCTCGTCATCTCCCGACGCCGTGTACCCGGTCCCGCGCGAGCCGGCCGTAGCAGGCCCTGCTCCCGTGCGTGCCGCTACTCGTCAGCAGCCTCCATCATCAGCTCCGGCGCGACACCCGCCCACGGCGCCGGCGTCCACGGCGCCGACCAGGGAGTTGCCCGCGCCCACGAAGAAGTCCCGGCCGATGTGTGTTTACTGCAAACGCTACGGCCATACGAGAGACCAGTGTCGTAAGTTGATGACCCCAGGTGAGCCTCAATATTCTAATAACTCTAACTTAGTACGAAACAGTGAAAAGATAAGTGAGCAAAATAACTCTTTCTATTCTATCGATTCTCATAATTGCGTATCCCAAAGCGATCATAACCTTAGTCCAAATGTAAAGTGTTTATGCACTAGAAACTCTAAGAACAATAGTGattatacctataattataacAGTGGTAAAAATAAGTGTTATAACTCGAAAAATGTATGCTTTTCTAAAAGTTCATTGACCTTACAAGACACTACAAATGTAAGTGACAATAATTCTAAGAATTTTAAGTTTTGTATGGAGTGTAAAAGTTCATTGACCTTACAAGACACTACAAATGTAAGTGACTATAATTCTAAGAATTTTAAGTCTTGTATGGagtgtaataatattttgtgtaaaaataatgAATGTTTTATGATATCGTGCACTCCACAAAACACTTTAAACATAAACGAGTGTAATAATGatttgtgtaaaaataataattactgttctTGTAATAAAAATCATAGTCTAGGAGCTGATAgcttaaataatatgcaactaaAGTGTACACAAGAAATTTTTTCGAATAACTTTCTGTATCACAATAGTTCTTCTCCTCCTTCTTCCATTTGTAACATTCACGGTCAAAAGGACAATaactcaaaaattgtaaataatgtaaaaagtgTATTTTCTAGCTGTAAGTGTGAGTGTGCTCGCGAGTACGACAGTGACAATCCCCGTAACGGTCGCGAATTACGACcgacttttaaaattaaaattttagggtTTCACGGCACCGCGTTGATTGACACGGCGGCAAAGCACTGTATTGCCGGTCACTCGCTATACACTCTCCTTCAAAGTCAGGGATACCCTCTCCACCCGTCTACGCGTGAAGTTAAACTTGCTGACGGTGTTATTCGCATAATGGAAGTTCTTACCACCACTTTAGATGTGGCTTTAGAGTCAAAAGTTATTACAATGCCATTCTTAATTTTCCCGGATTCCATTAATAACGAAACCTTGCTCGGGATAGACTTTATCACCGCCGCAGGTGTTGTGATAGATTTCAGTAGGGATATTTGGTTTTTCGGTGCTGATGGTGGTAACGTAAAATATAATCTGTGTTTTGAACCAACCTCTCGTACCGTGTCGTGTGCATCCACAGCTGTTGTTCTCCGAGAGGACGAAGGTGCCCATCTCACGCCAGCTGAACGACAGGCGCTCGCCGACGTCATCAACAAGCACGCACAGGTATTTGCAGCAGGGGGAGGTCCTACGCCGTATGCAGTACACAGAATTGACACAGGTGAGCACCAACCTATTGCAGTACCTCCATATCGCCTCAACCCTTCCAAGAAGGAGCTGATGAGGaaggaaattgacaaaatgctAAAGGAAGACGTGATAGAAGAATGTGAATCGGCTTGGTGCTCTCCGGCGCTCATGGTACCAAAACCAAATGGTTCTATCCGTTTTTGCATTGATTACCGGC GGTACGTGGACGATCTCCTAGTAATCTCTGAAGGTTACCAGCGCCATCTGTCGGACCTGGAGGCAGTATTCAAGCGTTTGGCTGAATTTAACCTACACGTCAACAGGGACAAGTGCCACTTTGCCAGAGAGAGCGTGAAATATCTCGGCCACGTCATTACACAAGACGGCATATCCACTGACCCTGATAAG TACACACCAGGGAAGGCGAATGTCGTGGCAGACACACTTAGCAGACCGATCTGTTCAAGCGAGTCCCGTGAAGACTGCGGCATATGCTCCGTTATATGTGATCTGCCCACAAAGACTCCTAGCCAACTACGCTCTGATCAAATCGCAGATTGTGAACTGGAAAAG AATTTCATACCTCTGTATCATCCGGAATCAAATCCTGCGGAGCGAAAGAACCGTGATTTAAAGGCAATGTTAGCTCACCTCGTGGAGGAAAACCACTCTTCGTGGCCGAAGAAGCTACCGGTTATTCGTTTCGCTCTGAACTCTGCCAAGTGTCGCACAACGGGCAAGTCACCGGCGTATCTCTCCTTTGGCAGGGAGATGAGGTCCCCTTCAGAG CGATCAGGGAACGCGTGGAAGAGCAGCAAGATAAGACCAAACAGTACGCTGATGCGGCACGTCGCCCAGCAGTGGATCTGA
- the LOC121732266 gene encoding enhancer of mRNA-decapping protein 4-like, which produces MDLKRWKSVDTVDFTPKFIGEDESFYFADHRSHSESSLEPCVVVYSEASSPSAVVFSEASSPCAVVDHGSDASLAEDNELHLEGKLINVERKIDELNRLLQEQLVLVGGLRRELASVTSRRPPAADIHDADLQSLEVLARLLEAGRAGGGAEGADARARCLLDAIELKHLQRIDFQIKDSICKFLQSDDLKAQLASATAESLQPVVRSCLSETFSRALQPALDAAYRRLLKLVTGVLSSAFQQLEANSAGIVKWSGRWSRGLRAALHKHHALLDAQPRDLHHLQTILEEVLQNELKEWRGKLFDVLMSEMRVSAGGAGDARGGGEHAAAPDSVAPPAAPPSSAVNKLMKSAVIKKHIEDGNINASFEEALSSGDLALVVAACRGAEPARVFGPPCRLRQPVLLSLVQQLVTDMVHDTHLKCRYLEEAITRLDAWEPGTRAHLPLVVREVRTHLTRFLQAYPGHVAATRITLIIMAANNLIR; this is translated from the exons ATGGATCTAAAAAGGTGGAAGTCAGTCGACACCGTGGATTTTACGCCGAAGTTCATCGGCGAGGACGAAAGTTTCTACTTCGCCGACCACCGGTCGCACAGCGAGTCCTCGTTGGAGCCCTGCGTCGTTGTCTACAGCGAAGCGTCCTCTCCATCCGCAGTCGTCTTCAGCGAAGCCTCGTCACCTTGCGCGGTTGTGGACCACGGGTCCGACGCGTCGCTGGCCGAAGATAACGAACTCCACCTTGAAGGAAAATTAATCAATGTGGAGAGGAAAATTGACGAGCTAAACA GGCTGCTGCAGGAGCAGCTGGTACTGGTGGGCGGTCTGCGGCGGGAGCTGGCGAGTGTGACGTCACGCCGCCCGCCCGCAGCCGACATACACGACGCCGACTTGCAATc GTTGGAGGTCCTAGCGCGGCTCCTGGAGGCGGggcgcgcggggggcggggcggagGGGGCGGACGCGCGCGCGCGCTGCCTGCTCGACGCCATCGAGCTCAAACATCTGCAGCGCATAGACTTCCAGATTAAGGATAGTATCTGCAAGTTCCTGCAGAGCGAT GACTTGAAAGCTCAGCTGGCGAGCGCGACGGCGGAGTCCCTGCAGCCGGTGGTCCGCAGCTGCCTGTCGGAGACGTTCTCCCGGGCGCTGCAGCCGGCGCTCGACGCCGCCTACCGCAGGCTGCTCAAACTCGTCACCGGTGTACTGAGTAGCGCGTTCCAGCAAT TGGAGGCGAACTCTGCGGGTATAGTGAAGTGGTCGGGGCGGTGGTCGCGGGGTCTGCGCGCCGCCTTACACAAGCACCACGCCCTGCTCGACGCCCAGCCGCGAGACCTGCACCACCTGCAGACTATTCTGGAGGA AGTCCTTCAGAACGAACTAAAGGAGTGGCGGGGCAAGCTGTTTGACGTGCTGATGTCGGAGATGCGAGTGAGCGCGGGAGGCGCGGGGGACGCGCGGGGTGGGGGCGAGCACGCCGCCGCCCCGGACAGTGTTGCGCCTCCTGCGGCACCGCCTTCTTCCGCCGTCAACAAGTTG ATGAAATCGGCGGTGATAAAGAAGCATATAGAGGATGGTAACATTAACGCATCGTTCGAGGAGGCCCTCTCCTCCGGCGACCTGGCGCTGGTGGTGGCGGCGTGCCGGGGGGCGGAGCCCGCGCGCGTGTTCGGCCCGCCCTGCCGCCTCCGCCAGCCCGTGCTGCTGTCGTTGGTCCAGCAGCTGGTTACTGATATGGTACACGACACGCACTTGAAATGCAG GTACTTGGAAGAGGCTATAACAAGACTGGATGCTTGGGAACCGGGGACGCGCGCGCACCTGCCGCTGGTTGTACGTGAGGTCCGCACGCATCTCACGCGCTTCCTGCAAGCTTACCCCGGACACGTGGCCGCGACACGAATCACCCTTATCATAATGGCTGCCAACAACTTGATCAGATaa